In Rosa chinensis cultivar Old Blush chromosome 1, RchiOBHm-V2, whole genome shotgun sequence, a genomic segment contains:
- the LOC112193783 gene encoding uncharacterized protein LOC112193783, with protein MECLTSVGSLVLVLMLVLRRLKVGLPGCFLQDSLDILCSPLLLASWTMKRLEERMLFLRDVPYYVCMLFISPFVEIFMLATKMHDLCLCRHKWEIVRQWFQPVEASRLRTKIWKFLKEEFQNASKSNCSKESSPLSDASDE; from the exons ATGGAATGCTTAACAAGTGTGGGGTCATTAGTCCTCGTTTTGATGTTGGTGTTAAGGAGATTGAAGGTTGGACTGCCAGGTTGCTTCCTTCAAGACAG TTTGGATATATTGTGCTCACCACTTCTGCTGGCATCATGGACCATGAAGAGGCTAGAAGAAAGAATGTTATTTCTTCGAGATGTTCCATATTATGTTTGTATGCTGTTTATTTCTCCGTTTGTTGAAATTTTCATGCTTGCAACCAAGATGCATGACCTATGTTTATGCAGGCACAAGTGGGAG attgTCAGGCAGTGGTTCCAACCTGTAGAGGCTTCAAGGTTGAGAACTAAAATCTGGAAGTTTCTCAAGGAAGAATTTCAAAATGCATCCAAGTCTAACTGCTCTAAAGAATCTTCTCCTTTGAGTGATGCTTCTGATGAATGA